From a single Marinobacter sp. THAF197a genomic region:
- a CDS encoding riboflavin synthase subunit alpha, translating into MFTGIVQGIAKVTEIIASPGLNTLVVDFPGARVEGVTIGASVAINGTCLTVTRQDGTHLYFDAMQETLRLTTLGELSPGDTVNFERAARIGDEIGGHLLSGHIHTTATLVDIVRPENNVTLWFELPSEWQKYVFPKGYIAINGASLTIGEVQENRFNVHLIPETLRATTFGSAEQGQRVNIEVDSQTQTIVDTLARLGYDRPPTAGS; encoded by the coding sequence ATGTTTACCGGTATTGTTCAGGGTATCGCCAAAGTCACCGAGATTATTGCATCACCGGGCCTGAATACTCTGGTAGTCGACTTTCCAGGGGCACGGGTTGAAGGCGTGACCATCGGGGCGTCGGTTGCCATTAACGGAACCTGCCTGACGGTCACTCGACAGGACGGAACCCACCTTTATTTTGACGCCATGCAGGAAACCCTGCGCCTGACCACACTTGGGGAGCTATCCCCCGGAGACACAGTAAACTTTGAACGGGCAGCTCGCATTGGCGATGAGATCGGCGGCCACCTGCTCAGCGGCCACATTCATACCACGGCTACCCTGGTGGACATCGTTCGGCCAGAGAATAACGTAACGTTGTGGTTCGAACTTCCTTCAGAGTGGCAAAAGTACGTGTTCCCGAAAGGCTATATCGCCATCAACGGCGCCAGCCTGACCATCGGCGAGGTTCAGGAGAACCGGTTTAACGTGCACCTGATCCCGGAAACCCTGCGCGCCACCACGTTCGGAAGCGCTGAGCAAGGGCAAAGGGTGAACATTGAGGTAGACAGCCAGACCCAGACCATCGTAGACACCCTGGCCCGGCTCGGCTACGACCGGCCGCCGACAGCCGGGAGCTGA